One genomic segment of Syngnathus typhle isolate RoL2023-S1 ecotype Sweden linkage group LG8, RoL_Styp_1.0, whole genome shotgun sequence includes these proteins:
- the slc35f3b gene encoding solute carrier family 35 member F3 codes for MKKHSARVAPLSACNSPVLTLTKVEGEERPREHVAHSGPDVQSSAGAAGPESSSSRRKLHCCIRITAVQVRKALWGVAMVMCVCSSWAGSTQLAKLTFKHFDAPFTLTWFATTWNCLFFPLYYVGHLCKSPERQTARQRLRECCRFFGDDGLTPKVFFTKVAPFGLLWILTNYLYLQALRKINTTDVSALFCCNKAFVFLLSWIVLRDRFMGVRIVAAILAIAGIVMMTYADGFHSHSVIGITLVVTSASMSALYKVLFKMVLGSAKFGEAALFLTIVGGANFVFISIVPIVLYFTRVEYIESAGDIPWGYFCGVAALLLAFNILVNFGIAITYPKSISLGIVLSVPVNAMVDFFTCEINFNTVRLFAVSIICLGFLMLLLPEDWDQCIIRLSTKLRKRDEPAEGSVEAGASTGLNWRGRARTSMATFSH; via the exons GGGAAGAGCGGCCAAGGGAGCATGTGGCGCACAGCGGCCCAGACGTGCAGTCGTCGGCGGGCGCGGCGGGTCCGGAATCGAGCTCCAGCAGGCGGAAGCTGCACTGCTGCATCCGGATCACGGCGGTGCAGGTGCGGAAAGCCTTGTGGGGAGTCGCCATGGTGATGTGCGTCTGCTCCTCGTGGGCAGGTTCTACCCAGCTGGCCAAGCTGACCTTCAAGCACTTTGATGCCCCCTTCACCCTCACTTGGTTTGCCACCACCTGGAACTGCCTCTTCTTCCCGCTCTACTACGTCGGGCACCTGTGCAAGAGTCCGGAAAGGCAAACGGCCAGACAGAGATTAAG GGAGTGTTGTCGCTTTTTCGGGGACGACGGGCTGACCCCCAAGGTGTTCTTCACCAAGGTGGCCCCTTTCGGCCTGTTGTGGATCCTCACCAACTACTTGTACCTGCAGGCCCTCAGGAAGATCAACACAACAGACGTGTCAGCGCTCTTTTGTTGCAACAAGGCCTTTGTCTTCCTGCTCTCATGGATTGTGCTAAGAGACCGCTTCATGGGCGTCAGG ATAGTGGCGGCCATATTGGCCATTGCAGGCATCGTCATGATGACCTACGCTGATGGTTTCCACAGTCACTCGGTGATTGGCATCACTCTGGTTGTTACTTCAGCATCCATGTCTGCACTATACAAG GTTCTCTTCAAGATGGTCCTCGGCAGTGCCAAATTCGGGGAggctgcactttttctgactatTGTGGGAGGTGCCAACTTTGTTTTTATCAGCATTGTGCCCATCGTCCTATATTTTACCCGAGTTGAGTACATTGAATCGGCAGGCGACATCCCCTGGGGCTACTTCTGTGGTGTTGCAGCACTGCttttag CTTTCAACATCCTGGTCAACTTTGGCATCGCCATAACATATCCAAAGTCTATCTCCCTTGGCATCGTCCTAAGTGTTCCTGTCAATGCCA TGGTGGACTTCTTCACGTGTGAGATTAATTTCAACACGGTGCGCCTCTTTGCCGTCTCCATCATCTGTTTGGGCTTTCTCATGCTGCTCCTTCCGGAGGACTGGGACCAGTGCATCATCCGCCTCAGCACCAAACTACGCAAACGTGACGAGCCGGCCGAGGGCAGCGTCGAAGCAGGGGCCTCCACGGGACTCAACTGGAGGGGCCGAGCCAGGACCTCCATGGCAACATTTTCACACTGA
- the LOC133158265 gene encoding 5-hydroxytryptamine receptor 1D — protein MGVLESSGSVPSSLRAAAVNTSQKGDSGDNVPTRIESLLMVLVVVMCLGSVTGNLLVIILVAATKTLHQVTSVLIMNLAISDLLVGLGVMPFVALSIVKPGWGECFNLCLFVAYTSSVYCTVSVLTLAAIALDRYHSIMDCLRYSSRCTLGRTCSVVLWIWLQAMATSCPPLLGWSSMAYVAPVYSCAVDWASSPSYTATMTSLSYLIPAIIILVCYVNIAKVARKHAKRIHSLQDSLQRSRVPNCMLLPSLHIPSTLVYHLSGQCISSVVSVHPTSSRGVFSTLSPPLQDPQQHHQGVGRLILVILTFFLCWTPYIGVVLVQATEAAMSGETSLVPPSALTVSSFLVLLNSDFNPLLYALLSKRFRAALHGLRQKLRAGMGSIVSLGGEFDPCRLTSPLPGPKSRPDTPRYCSPVFTISTDYKHQSSENVGKMCLQEESTTPCSTWQDPHSGRKVDFLQVPCRTQEGGRLPFSALTVAPRATFVYGQITVKVEHASSDIHKKKMTTKLESIS, from the exons ATGGGTGTCCTGGAAAGCAGCGGGTCAGTTCCGAGCTCTTTGCGAGCGGCGGCCGTCAACACAAGCCAAAAGGGTGATTCAGGGGACAACGTGCCCACACGGATAGAGTCGCTGCTGATGGTGCTTGTGGTAGTTATGTGTCTGGGCTCGGTGACAG GTAACCTTCTTGTCATTATCCTCGTGGCAGCTACTAAGACTCTCCACCAGGTGACATCAGTGTTGATCATGAACTTGGCCATCAGTGACCTCCTGGTGGGCCTCGGTGTCATGCCCTTTGTTGCTTTGTCCATCGTGAAGCCTGGATGGGGCGAGTGTTTT AACCTGTGTTTATTTGTGGCCTACACCTCCTCTGTCTACTGCACAGTGTCTGTTCTAACACTGGCTGCCATCGCTTTAGACCGCTACCACTCCATCATGGACTGCCTACGTTACAGCTCCCGCTGCACCCTGGGGCGGACGTGCTCGGTGGTCTTGTGGATCTGGCTGCAGGCCATGGCAACCAGTTGCCCCCCACTGCTGGGCTGGAGTTCTATGGCCTATGTAGCTCCCGTGTACAGCTGTGCAGTAGACTGGGCCAGCAGTCCCAGCTACACAGCCACCATGACCAGCCTTTCCTACCTCATTCCCGCCATCATTATCCTGGTCTGCTACGTGAACATCGCCAAGGTGGCCCGCAAACACGCCAAGAGGATTCACAGCTTGCAGGACTCGCTTCAACGCAGTAGAGTTCCAAACTGCATGTTGCTTCCCTCTTTGCACATTCCCTCCACACTGGTCTATCATCTAAGTGGACAGTGTATCTCTAGTGTTGTGTCTGTTCATCCAACTTCCTCCAGGGGAGTCTTCTCCACGTTGTCACCTCCCCTGCAGGACCCCCAGCAGCATCATCAAGGAGTTGGTCGCCTCATTCTGGTCATTTTAACCTTCTTCCTGTGCTGGACCCCTTACATTGGTGTGGTTCTCGTTCAGGCCACCGAAGCAGCAATGTCTGGTGAGACCTCCCTGGTGCCCCCCTCCGCTCTGACCGTTTCCTCTTTTCTGGTGCTGCTCAACTCTGATTTCAACCCTCTGCTGTACGCTCTGCTCAGCAAGCGTTTCCGGGCAGCTCTGCATGGGCTGAGGCAGAAGCTGAGAGCTGGAATGGGAAGTATCGTCAGTTTAGGAGGGGAGTTTGACCCCTGCAGGCTCACTAGTCCCCTTCCAGGGCCAAAGTCTAGACCGGACACCCCCCGCTATTGCTCTCCAGTTTTCACCATCAGCACTGACTACAAGCATCAGTCCAGTGAGAATGTAGGCAAAATGTGTCTCCAAGAAGAGAGCACCACACCCTGCTCCACTTGGCAAGACCCTCATAGTGGCAGGAAGGTGGATTTCCTGCAAGTACCCTGTAGGACGCAAGAGGGCGGCAGACTACCATTTTCTGCTTTGACTGTGGCACCAAGGGCCACTTTTGTCTATGGCCAGATTACAGTGAAAGTAGAGCATGCCTCATCAgacatacataaaaaaaaaatgacaacaaaattgGAGTCAATTAGTTGA